The following coding sequences are from one Cardiobacteriaceae bacterium TAE3-ERU3 window:
- the tpiA gene encoding triose-phosphate isomerase — MRKVMAAANWKMNGNRELVQKFADENWQRDGVEVVFGLPATLLSLAHEKGLGKLAGQDVSAHESGAHTGELSAAMLKEAGCAYAIIGHSERRSDHGEDEALLIEKWRQLKAAGLGVIYCIGESESAHDNGETAAVLRAQLEPILEADLLDEHTVVAYEPVWAIGTGKAATPEYAQKAHQEIRQIVAEKHAKIANSLRVLYGGSVKPDNAAALIAAEDIDGFLVGGASLDTQSFTGIIEAML; from the coding sequence ATGCGTAAGGTAATGGCTGCGGCTAATTGGAAAATGAATGGTAATCGCGAACTGGTACAAAAGTTTGCTGATGAAAACTGGCAACGCGACGGAGTTGAAGTGGTCTTTGGATTGCCCGCAACGCTGCTTAGCTTGGCGCACGAGAAAGGCTTGGGCAAGCTTGCAGGCCAAGACGTCAGTGCACATGAGTCTGGCGCGCATACTGGTGAGCTTTCTGCTGCGATGCTGAAAGAAGCAGGGTGCGCATACGCCATTATCGGGCACTCGGAACGCCGTAGTGATCACGGTGAAGACGAAGCGCTGTTGATTGAAAAATGGCGTCAATTAAAAGCGGCGGGGCTTGGCGTGATTTACTGTATCGGTGAATCAGAATCAGCTCATGATAACGGTGAAACTGCAGCTGTATTAAGAGCACAGTTGGAACCAATTCTTGAAGCAGATTTGCTTGATGAGCATACGGTGGTTGCATACGAGCCAGTATGGGCCATTGGTACTGGCAAGGCTGCAACGCCTGAGTACGCTCAAAAAGCACACCAAGAAATTCGTCAGATTGTCGCTGAAAAACATGCTAAAATAGCGAATTCCTTGCGTGTTCTGTACGGAGGCAGCGTCAAACCCGATAACGCTGCCGCATTAATTGCGGCTGAAGATATCGATGGATTTTTGGTTGGTGGTGCTTCTTTGGATACGCAGTCATTCACTGGAATTATTGAGGCAATGTTATGA
- the glmM gene encoding phosphoglucosamine mutase — translation MAGSRQYFGTDGVRGKVGELPMTPEWVMHLAWAVGKVLNDQGYGGEKVIIGKDTRISSYMFENAIVSGLSAAGMDAHLLGVMPTPGIAYFTKTFHAAAGIVISASHNPYHDNGVKVFARGGYKLNDDAEREIERYLEQPVKVVPSAQLGKAYRIDGARERYIEFCKNAIPTGLPFEGLKIVVDCANGATYAIAPDVFRELGAKVVVINNHPDGCNINAGAGSTHPESLQRKVREEQADAGMAFDGDGDRVIMTDSRGQVLDGDVILYIIAKYRAWKKEPLNNVVGTLMTNLGLEKAFAKMGITLHRTKVGDRYVLEKLNELDARIGGENSGHIICLDRNSTGDGIVAALQVLAAMLEMNKSLVELTSDLHLTAQVMKNIHVANRATVMDKPAVKEAVDKATAELGDKGRILVRPSGTEPKVRVMAEGDDEDLMRSVAEKLAAVIQQEDSNA, via the coding sequence ATGGCAGGATCAAGGCAGTATTTCGGTACTGATGGCGTGCGCGGAAAAGTCGGTGAATTGCCGATGACGCCAGAGTGGGTCATGCACCTTGCTTGGGCGGTCGGTAAAGTATTAAACGACCAAGGCTATGGCGGTGAAAAAGTTATTATCGGTAAAGATACCCGTATTTCAAGTTATATGTTTGAAAATGCGATTGTATCAGGGCTGTCAGCGGCCGGAATGGACGCGCATCTGCTCGGCGTGATGCCAACCCCGGGGATCGCTTATTTCACTAAGACATTTCATGCGGCTGCTGGTATCGTCATCAGTGCTTCACACAACCCTTATCACGATAATGGTGTGAAGGTTTTTGCCCGTGGCGGCTATAAGCTCAATGATGATGCTGAGCGGGAGATTGAGCGCTATCTGGAGCAGCCGGTGAAAGTTGTTCCATCAGCACAGCTTGGTAAAGCCTACCGGATTGATGGCGCGCGTGAGCGGTATATTGAATTCTGTAAAAACGCCATCCCGACGGGGCTGCCTTTTGAAGGCTTGAAGATCGTTGTCGATTGTGCGAATGGCGCTACTTATGCCATCGCCCCGGATGTTTTTCGTGAGCTAGGCGCAAAAGTCGTTGTCATCAATAACCATCCAGATGGTTGTAACATCAATGCGGGTGCTGGCTCTACACATCCTGAGTCCCTGCAGCGCAAGGTTCGCGAAGAGCAAGCAGATGCAGGTATGGCATTTGATGGCGATGGTGACCGAGTCATTATGACTGATAGCCGTGGTCAAGTGCTCGATGGCGACGTCATTCTCTATATTATTGCCAAGTATCGTGCGTGGAAGAAAGAGCCGCTCAATAATGTTGTAGGCACCTTGATGACGAATCTTGGTCTCGAAAAAGCATTTGCCAAGATGGGTATCACGCTGCACCGAACCAAGGTTGGTGACCGCTACGTTTTGGAAAAGCTTAATGAGCTTGATGCACGAATTGGCGGTGAGAACTCTGGTCATATTATTTGTTTGGATCGTAACTCAACCGGTGATGGTATTGTTGCGGCACTGCAGGTGCTGGCAGCGATGCTTGAGATGAATAAGTCGCTCGTTGAGCTGACGTCTGATCTGCACCTTACGGCCCAAGTGATGAAAAATATCCACGTAGCGAACCGGGCAACAGTGATGGATAAACCTGCAGTGAAAGAAGCTGTTGACAAAGCAACGGCTGAGCTGGGTGATAAGGGAAGAATATTGGTAAGGCCTTCAGGTACTGAACCCAAAGTAAGGGTGATGGCGGAAGGGGATGATGAAGATTTGATGCGCAGTGTTGCGGAAAAGCTCGCTGCGGTAATTCAGCAGGAGGATAGTAATGCGTAA
- the nhaA gene encoding Na+/H+ antiporter NhaA: MAKPFQRKKYRSEDANSWERTFGRLMTPFESFVQSSSGSGLLLIACTTLALIVANSPLFGPYQHLLHEKLTLTFGTHEVSLTLHHWVNDGLMAVFFFLVGLEIKHEMMVGELSSFRQALLPIAAAMGGMVVPALIYVLLNLGGEGINGWGVPMATDIAFAIAVLVLLGNRVPAALMTILVALAIVDDLGAVLVIALFYTDSLDWSMLIAALGCFVFMMVMNRSGIRQAWTYGFIAVIMWFFMLFSGVHATIAGVLAALAIPVNSVYNPDEFSRDARKLLDKFDVYRQRERAFVSADNLNSVLHTLSVGIHKAETPLQRLEHGLQHIVYFLIIPLFAFFNAGVPIAVDEIGDVFQNGVPLGIICGLMMGKTLGVSLAITLCAKSGVAKLPEGMNYRHVVGIGMLAGIGFTMSIFIAELAFSGQSDVLNEAKIAILFASMAMGVLGYIWLRFVAGGPNVNNKIGG, translated from the coding sequence GGGCGTCTGATGACACCGTTTGAAAGCTTTGTGCAAAGCAGCTCAGGGAGTGGTTTGCTGCTGATTGCATGTACGACGCTGGCGCTGATTGTTGCCAACTCACCATTGTTTGGGCCGTACCAGCATTTGCTGCATGAAAAATTGACCCTGACGTTCGGTACACATGAAGTGTCGCTGACTTTGCACCATTGGGTTAATGATGGTCTGATGGCGGTGTTTTTCTTTCTTGTTGGGCTGGAAATCAAGCACGAAATGATGGTCGGTGAGCTGTCCTCTTTCCGGCAGGCACTGTTGCCTATTGCTGCAGCAATGGGGGGGATGGTCGTACCGGCGCTGATTTATGTTCTGCTCAATCTTGGTGGCGAGGGCATTAATGGTTGGGGCGTACCGATGGCGACGGATATTGCTTTTGCCATTGCAGTATTGGTGCTGCTCGGTAATCGCGTCCCCGCAGCATTGATGACGATTCTTGTCGCGTTGGCGATTGTCGATGACCTTGGCGCGGTACTGGTTATTGCGCTGTTCTATACCGATTCACTGGACTGGTCGATGCTGATTGCAGCACTGGGCTGCTTTGTCTTCATGATGGTTATGAACCGCTCGGGTATCCGCCAGGCGTGGACGTATGGTTTTATTGCGGTCATTATGTGGTTTTTCATGCTCTTTTCCGGCGTCCACGCGACGATTGCCGGGGTGCTGGCGGCGCTGGCAATTCCGGTTAATTCTGTGTACAACCCTGATGAGTTCAGCCGTGATGCACGTAAATTGCTGGATAAATTCGATGTTTATCGTCAGCGTGAACGGGCATTTGTTTCGGCAGATAATCTCAATAGTGTGTTGCACACGCTGTCGGTTGGTATCCACAAGGCAGAGACACCGTTGCAACGCCTTGAGCATGGTTTACAGCATATTGTTTATTTTTTGATTATTCCGCTGTTCGCCTTCTTCAATGCGGGTGTGCCGATAGCGGTAGATGAAATCGGTGATGTGTTCCAAAACGGTGTGCCACTAGGCATTATCTGCGGCCTGATGATGGGTAAAACGCTGGGCGTCTCATTGGCGATTACACTTTGTGCCAAATCTGGGGTCGCCAAGTTACCGGAAGGAATGAACTACCGACATGTGGTCGGGATCGGTATGTTGGCCGGGATTGGTTTTACGATGTCGATCTTTATCGCCGAGCTGGCCTTTAGTGGCCAGAGTGATGTACTGAATGAAGCCAAAATTGCCATTTTGTTCGCATCAATGGCAATGGGCGTGCTGGGTTATATTTGGCTGCGATTTGTTGCTGGTGGCCCGAATGTTAACAATAAAATAGGGGGCTAG